The Xanthomonas sontii genome contains a region encoding:
- the tolA gene encoding cell envelope integrity protein TolA, whose product MHAEADSRPPQQRGDDKGLIFGVALALLVHVLIALLFFLAWWWSPVRQVEPAAGSPMVEASLVVSAADVRSAQKAVKDAPKPLPEPLPEPVKDVAEEDTVPPPQPLPTPKPQQAPTPQQQKAQDFVPVPDKVDQDRATRTAISQEKEKQEQEAKRRQEQIDLTEQKRQQEAEQKQRLAAQQEEERQKKIADIRKQREKLEREAQLAQQKLQQIADLNAKKASAAAATTPQQAPGQNGTNTDLQAKYAAAIQQAVLSQWVRPDSVPLGQKCKISITQIPGGQVMQAKVSPDCPYDEAGRRSIEAAVLRAQPLPYRGFESVFARNLTFNFTAQDQ is encoded by the coding sequence ATGCACGCTGAAGCCGATTCCCGCCCGCCGCAGCAGCGCGGCGACGACAAGGGGCTGATCTTCGGGGTCGCCCTGGCGTTGCTGGTGCACGTGCTGATCGCACTGCTGTTCTTCCTGGCCTGGTGGTGGTCGCCGGTGCGTCAGGTCGAACCCGCCGCCGGTTCGCCGATGGTCGAGGCCTCGCTGGTGGTCTCGGCCGCCGACGTGCGCTCGGCGCAGAAAGCGGTGAAGGACGCGCCCAAGCCCTTGCCCGAGCCGCTGCCCGAACCGGTCAAGGACGTCGCCGAGGAAGACACGGTGCCGCCGCCGCAGCCGCTGCCCACGCCCAAGCCGCAGCAGGCGCCGACCCCGCAGCAGCAGAAGGCGCAGGACTTCGTCCCGGTGCCCGACAAGGTCGACCAGGACCGCGCCACCCGCACTGCGATCTCCCAGGAAAAGGAGAAGCAGGAGCAGGAGGCCAAGCGCCGCCAGGAACAGATCGACCTGACCGAGCAGAAGCGCCAGCAGGAGGCCGAGCAGAAGCAGCGCCTGGCCGCGCAGCAGGAAGAGGAGCGGCAGAAGAAGATCGCCGACATCCGCAAGCAGCGCGAGAAGCTGGAGCGCGAGGCCCAACTGGCGCAGCAGAAGCTGCAGCAGATCGCCGACCTGAACGCCAAGAAGGCGTCCGCGGCCGCGGCCACCACGCCGCAGCAGGCACCGGGTCAGAACGGTACCAACACCGATCTGCAGGCCAAGTACGCCGCGGCGATCCAGCAGGCGGTGCTGAGCCAGTGGGTGCGCCCGGACTCGGTGCCGCTGGGGCAGAAGTGCAAGATCTCGATCACGCAGATTCCCGGCGGCCAGGTCATGCAGGCCAAGGTCAGCCCCGACTGTCCCTATGACGAGGCCGGCCGCCGCTCGATCGAGGCCGCGGTGCTGCGTGCCCAGCCCTTGCCCTACCGTGGCTTCGAGTCCGTGTTCGCGCGCAACCTGACCTTCAACTTCACCGCCCAGGACCAATGA
- the tolB gene encoding Tol-Pal system beta propeller repeat protein TolB, with translation MKKLPRWLAVLTALLLPLAASAQDKGLEIDIVGGNASATPITVVPMPYQGSATPPSTDVAAVVRADLDRSGQFRNLPESQIVERPTRGSEVQFATWRALKQSYLVVGRVMDAGEGAYRVEYELFDVGKGERMLGLAMTARANAMRDVAHQMADAIYEKITGVRGAFWTRIAYVTASGKGGAMRYALMVADSDGYNPQTIVRSAEPLLSPNWSPDGKKLAYVSFERGNSSIYIQDIATGARQLVSSFRGINGAPSFSPDGKKLALALSRSGNPEIYVMDLGSKQLTQLTNHFGIDTEPTWAPDGNSIYFTSDRGGRPQIYQVPATGGSATRITFQGNYNATPSVSFDGNKLVVAQGSGNTYKIAMMDRSLGSPRWSTLSTGSLDESPSFAPNASMVLYAAREGGRGVLYAVSADARVRQRLVLADGDVREPSWSPYRTAR, from the coding sequence ATGAAGAAACTGCCGCGCTGGCTTGCCGTTCTCACCGCCCTGTTGCTGCCTCTCGCCGCGTCCGCGCAGGACAAGGGCCTGGAAATCGACATCGTCGGCGGCAATGCCTCGGCGACCCCGATCACCGTCGTGCCGATGCCGTACCAGGGATCGGCGACCCCGCCGAGCACCGACGTCGCCGCCGTGGTGCGCGCCGATCTGGATCGCTCCGGCCAGTTCCGCAACCTGCCCGAGTCGCAGATCGTGGAGCGCCCGACCCGCGGCAGCGAGGTGCAGTTCGCCACCTGGCGTGCGCTGAAGCAGAGCTATCTGGTCGTCGGCCGGGTGATGGACGCCGGCGAAGGCGCCTACCGGGTCGAGTACGAACTGTTCGACGTGGGCAAGGGCGAGCGCATGCTCGGCCTGGCCATGACCGCCCGCGCCAACGCCATGCGCGACGTCGCCCACCAGATGGCCGACGCCATCTACGAGAAGATCACCGGCGTGCGCGGCGCGTTCTGGACCCGCATCGCCTACGTCACCGCCAGCGGCAAGGGCGGGGCGATGCGTTATGCGCTGATGGTCGCCGACTCCGACGGCTACAACCCGCAGACCATCGTCCGTTCGGCCGAGCCGCTGCTGTCGCCGAACTGGAGCCCGGACGGCAAGAAGCTGGCCTACGTGAGCTTCGAGCGCGGCAACTCGTCGATCTACATCCAGGACATCGCCACCGGTGCGCGCCAGCTGGTGTCCAGCTTCCGCGGCATCAACGGCGCCCCGTCGTTCTCGCCGGACGGCAAGAAGCTGGCGCTGGCGCTGTCGCGCAGCGGCAACCCGGAGATCTACGTGATGGACCTGGGCAGCAAGCAGCTGACCCAGCTGACCAACCACTTCGGCATCGACACCGAGCCGACCTGGGCGCCGGACGGCAACAGCATCTACTTCACCTCCGATCGCGGCGGCCGCCCGCAGATCTACCAGGTGCCGGCCACCGGCGGCAGCGCCACCCGCATCACCTTCCAGGGCAACTACAACGCGACCCCGAGCGTGTCCTTCGACGGCAACAAGCTGGTCGTGGCCCAGGGCAGCGGCAACACCTACAAGATCGCGATGATGGACCGCAGCCTGGGTTCGCCGCGCTGGAGCACGCTGTCGACCGGTTCGCTGGACGAGTCGCCGAGCTTCGCCCCCAACGCCAGCATGGTGCTGTATGCGGCGCGTGAAGGCGGCCGTGGCGTGCTGTACGCGGTCTCGGCCGATGCCCGTGTGCGGCAGCGCCTGGTGCTCGCCGATGGCGACGTGCGCGAGCCGTCCTGGTCGCCGTATCGCACCGCACGTTGA
- the recQ gene encoding DNA helicase RecQ: protein MSSPAHALLSRVFGYDQFRGLQQDIVEHVAAGHDALVLMPTGGGKSLCYQIPSLLRDGTGIVISPLIALMQDQVEALRQLGVRAEYLNSTLDGETAQRVERDLLAGELDLLYVAPERLLTPRFLSLIERSRIALFAIDEAHCVSQWGHDFRPEYRQLTVLHERWPQTPRIALTATADPPTQREIAERLDLAQARHFVSSFDRPNIRYTVVQKDNARRQLLDFLRAHRGSAGIVYCMSRRKVEETADFLAREGLNALPYHAGLPAEVRADNQRRFLREDGIVMCATIAFGMGIDKPDVRFVAHTDLPKSLEGYYQETGRAGRDGEAAEAWLCYGLGDVVLLKQMIEQGEAGEERKRVERRKLDQLLGYCESMQCRRQVLLAGFGETYPQPCGNCDNCLQPADAWDATVAVQKALSCVYRSGQRFGVGHLIDILRGNEGEKIKQFGHDQLSTYGIGKDLDARAWRGVFRQLVATGLLEVDSDAYGGLRLTDASRQVLKGERKIMMRRELPSRGRERGDRSGSPRTGVPVQAQDLPLFNALRDLRAGLAKEQNVPAFVIFHDSTLRNIAEQRPSSLDELARVGGIGGSKLARYGQQLLDVVHGQG, encoded by the coding sequence ATGTCTTCCCCCGCCCACGCCTTGCTCAGCCGCGTCTTCGGCTACGACCAGTTCCGCGGCCTGCAACAGGACATCGTCGAACACGTCGCCGCCGGCCACGACGCGCTGGTGCTGATGCCCACCGGCGGCGGCAAGTCGCTGTGCTACCAGATTCCCTCGCTGCTGCGCGACGGCACCGGCATCGTCATCTCGCCGCTGATCGCGCTGATGCAGGACCAGGTCGAGGCGCTGCGCCAGCTCGGCGTGCGTGCCGAATACCTCAATTCCACCCTGGACGGCGAGACCGCGCAGCGTGTCGAGCGCGACCTGCTGGCCGGCGAACTGGACCTGCTGTACGTCGCTCCCGAAAGGTTGCTGACCCCGCGTTTCCTGTCGCTGATCGAGCGCAGCCGCATCGCCCTGTTCGCCATCGACGAGGCGCATTGCGTGTCGCAATGGGGCCACGACTTCCGCCCCGAATACCGACAGCTCACCGTGCTGCACGAGCGCTGGCCGCAGACCCCGCGCATCGCCCTCACCGCCACCGCCGACCCGCCGACCCAGCGCGAGATCGCCGAGCGCCTGGACCTGGCCCAGGCGCGCCATTTCGTCAGCTCCTTCGACCGCCCCAACATCCGCTACACGGTGGTGCAGAAGGACAATGCGCGGCGCCAGCTGCTGGACTTCCTGCGCGCGCACCGCGGCAGCGCCGGCATCGTCTACTGCATGTCGCGGCGCAAGGTCGAGGAGACCGCCGACTTCCTCGCCCGCGAGGGCCTGAACGCCCTGCCCTACCATGCCGGCTTGCCGGCCGAGGTGCGCGCCGACAACCAGCGCCGCTTCCTGCGCGAGGACGGCATCGTGATGTGCGCCACCATCGCCTTCGGCATGGGCATCGACAAGCCCGACGTGCGCTTCGTCGCCCACACCGACCTGCCCAAGTCGCTGGAGGGGTACTACCAGGAGACCGGCCGCGCCGGCCGCGACGGCGAGGCCGCCGAAGCCTGGCTGTGCTACGGCCTGGGCGACGTGGTGCTGCTCAAGCAGATGATCGAGCAGGGCGAGGCCGGCGAGGAACGCAAGCGCGTGGAACGGCGCAAGCTCGACCAGTTGCTGGGCTACTGCGAGTCGATGCAGTGCCGCCGCCAGGTGCTGCTGGCCGGCTTCGGCGAGACCTATCCGCAGCCCTGCGGCAACTGCGACAACTGCCTGCAGCCGGCCGACGCCTGGGATGCCACGGTGGCCGTGCAGAAGGCGCTGAGCTGCGTGTACCGCAGCGGCCAGCGCTTCGGCGTCGGCCACCTGATCGACATCCTGCGCGGCAACGAAGGCGAGAAGATCAAGCAGTTCGGCCACGACCAGCTCAGCACCTACGGCATCGGCAAGGACCTGGACGCGCGCGCCTGGCGCGGCGTGTTCCGGCAACTGGTCGCCACCGGCCTGCTGGAAGTGGACAGCGACGCCTACGGCGGCCTGCGCCTCACCGACGCCAGCCGCCAGGTGCTCAAGGGCGAACGCAAGATCATGATGCGCCGCGAACTGCCCAGCCGCGGCCGCGAGCGCGGCGACCGCAGCGGCAGCCCGCGCACCGGCGTGCCGGTGCAGGCGCAGGACCTGCCCCTGTTCAATGCGCTGCGCGACCTCCGCGCCGGCCTGGCCAAGGAACAGAACGTGCCGGCCTTCGTGATCTTCCACGACAGCACCCTGCGCAACATCGCCGAGCAGCGTCCGAGCAGCTTGGACGAACTGGCGCGGGTCGGCGGCATCGGCGGCAGCAAGCTGGCCCGCTACGGCCAGCAACTGCTCGACGTGGTGCACGGACAGGGCTGA
- a CDS encoding Dps family protein, producing MAKNKTPGKTKNAASKAVAGQPLAGLAPSAPNIDIGIGGGDRKKIADGLSHYMADAFTLYLKTHNFHWNVTGSMFNSLHLMFETQYTEQWAALDDVAERIRALGFNAPGSYKEYAALTSIPEEEGLSDSADWREMVRQLVVGNEAVCRTARKVLKTADDAGDDPSVDLLTQRLQTHEKYAWMLRSLLQ from the coding sequence ATGGCCAAGAACAAGACCCCCGGCAAGACCAAGAACGCCGCCAGCAAGGCCGTCGCCGGCCAGCCGCTGGCCGGCCTGGCGCCGTCCGCGCCCAACATCGATATCGGGATCGGTGGCGGCGATCGCAAGAAGATCGCCGACGGCCTGTCGCACTACATGGCCGACGCCTTCACCCTGTACCTGAAGACCCACAACTTCCACTGGAACGTGACCGGGTCGATGTTCAACTCGCTGCACCTGATGTTCGAGACCCAGTACACCGAGCAGTGGGCGGCGCTGGACGACGTCGCCGAGCGCATCCGCGCCCTGGGCTTCAACGCCCCCGGTTCGTACAAGGAATACGCGGCGCTGACCTCGATCCCGGAAGAGGAAGGCCTCAGCGACAGCGCCGACTGGCGCGAAATGGTGCGCCAGCTGGTGGTCGGCAACGAAGCGGTGTGCCGTACCGCGCGCAAGGTGCTCAAGACCGCCGACGACGCCGGCGACGACCCGTCGGTGGACCTGCTGACCCAGCGCCTGCAGACCCACGAGAAGTACGCCTGGATGCTGCGCTCGCTGCTGCAGTAA
- a CDS encoding TetR/AcrR family transcriptional regulator, which yields MSNVVRLHSAREREQRLHDDLLDAAERCIVENGLGATTFELIAGTADVSCSAVRRQFDDKRSLVQALMERGYERAIRTMWLLQPPPHQDATTFIAGALEDWLVADANQRRRRLDLEMDLAAARDPELAQYARRLNVSLVQNLGDLLRRMLRDHGWSGSEAEFQARVYAVAAMCGGLHMMMTTGVELNRMHLQLILSESLAGIFSTAQA from the coding sequence ATGTCCAACGTAGTCCGGCTGCACAGCGCCCGCGAACGCGAGCAGCGCCTGCACGATGACCTCCTCGATGCGGCCGAGCGCTGCATCGTCGAGAACGGCCTCGGCGCCACCACCTTCGAACTGATCGCCGGGACTGCCGACGTCTCCTGCAGCGCGGTACGTCGGCAGTTCGACGACAAGCGCAGCCTGGTCCAGGCGCTGATGGAACGCGGCTACGAGCGTGCGATCCGCACCATGTGGCTCCTGCAACCGCCGCCGCACCAGGACGCGACCACGTTCATCGCCGGGGCATTGGAAGACTGGCTGGTGGCCGATGCCAACCAGCGGCGGCGGCGCCTGGATCTGGAGATGGACCTGGCCGCCGCACGCGACCCCGAACTGGCGCAGTACGCGCGCCGGCTCAACGTGTCCCTGGTGCAGAACCTCGGCGACCTGCTGCGGCGCATGCTGCGCGACCACGGCTGGAGCGGCAGCGAAGCCGAATTCCAGGCCCGCGTCTACGCGGTCGCGGCGATGTGCGGCGGCCTGCACATGATGATGACCACCGGCGTGGAGCTCAACCGCATGCATCTGCAGTTGATCCTGAGCGAGAGCCTGGCCGGGATCTTCAGCACGGCGCAGGCCTGA
- a CDS encoding LysR family transcriptional regulator ArgP, whose protein sequence is MDLLHPQLSAFAAVLEEGSFEAAARRLALTPSAVSQRIKALEDRLGQVLIVRQAPCRPTPAGERLLRSVRPMQVLEAEAVTDLSPAPASSAAARSIAIAVNDDSLQTWFLDALAALHDAHGYLFDIQVDDQDHTLELLRSGAVLGAVTSVGKALQGCNVLSLGAMRYRAIASPAFFARYFADGLDAAALARAPMIVYNRKDALQARFVRRITRARLHPPIHYLPTSIGFVEAAARGLGWCLAPEPMLVAALRQRQIVVVDAQRWLDVPLYWQHVAVRSRTLQHIAQALRAAAEGMHASAPLA, encoded by the coding sequence ATGGATTTGCTCCACCCCCAGCTGTCCGCTTTCGCCGCCGTCCTGGAGGAAGGCAGCTTCGAGGCCGCCGCGCGCCGTCTGGCGCTGACGCCGTCGGCGGTCTCGCAGCGGATCAAGGCGCTGGAAGACCGGCTTGGCCAGGTGCTGATCGTGCGCCAGGCTCCATGCCGGCCGACCCCCGCCGGGGAGCGCCTGCTGCGCAGCGTGCGGCCGATGCAGGTGCTGGAGGCCGAGGCGGTGACCGACCTGTCGCCCGCGCCTGCGAGCAGCGCAGCGGCACGCAGCATCGCCATCGCCGTCAACGACGACTCGCTGCAGACCTGGTTCCTGGATGCGCTGGCGGCGCTGCACGACGCGCATGGCTACCTGTTCGATATCCAGGTGGACGACCAGGACCACACGCTGGAGCTGTTGCGCAGCGGCGCGGTCCTCGGTGCCGTCACCTCCGTCGGCAAGGCGTTGCAGGGCTGCAATGTGCTGTCGCTGGGCGCGATGCGCTACCGCGCGATCGCCTCGCCGGCGTTTTTCGCCCGCTACTTTGCCGACGGCCTGGATGCGGCGGCGCTGGCCCGCGCCCCGATGATCGTCTACAACCGCAAGGACGCGCTGCAAGCGCGGTTCGTGCGGCGCATCACCCGCGCGCGGTTGCACCCGCCGATCCACTATCTGCCGACCTCCATCGGCTTCGTCGAGGCGGCCGCGCGTGGACTGGGCTGGTGCCTGGCGCCGGAGCCGATGCTGGTGGCCGCGCTGCGGCAGCGGCAGATCGTGGTCGTCGATGCGCAGCGCTGGCTCGACGTGCCGCTGTACTGGCAGCATGTCGCGGTCCGTTCCAGGACGCTGCAGCACATCGCTCAGGCGCTGCGTGCCGCAGCGGAGGGCATGCACGCGTCAGCGCCGCTTGCCTGA
- the queC gene encoding 7-cyano-7-deazaguanine synthase QueC, with product MKNAVVLLSGGMDSAVVVAIARAQGFAVHALSVRYGQRHTSELDAAARVASALGAVAHKTVNVDLRSIGGSALTDDIEVPDAGGDGIPVTYVPARNTIMLSVALGWAEVLGAADIFCGVNAVDYSGYPDCRPEFIDAFQTLANLATKAGVEGAGLRVHAPLQHMSKADIVREGVRLGVDFGLTVSCYRADDAGRACGHCDACRLRAAGFADAGVADPTRYA from the coding sequence ATGAAAAACGCCGTCGTCCTTCTCTCCGGTGGCATGGACTCCGCCGTCGTCGTCGCCATCGCCCGTGCGCAGGGTTTCGCAGTGCATGCCTTGAGCGTGCGCTACGGCCAGCGCCACACCTCCGAACTGGACGCCGCCGCGCGTGTTGCCTCGGCGCTCGGCGCGGTGGCGCACAAGACCGTCAACGTCGACCTGCGCAGCATCGGCGGCTCCGCGCTGACCGACGACATCGAGGTGCCGGACGCCGGTGGCGACGGCATCCCGGTCACCTATGTGCCGGCGCGCAACACCATCATGCTGTCGGTGGCGCTGGGCTGGGCCGAGGTGCTGGGCGCGGCCGACATCTTCTGCGGGGTCAACGCCGTGGACTATTCCGGCTATCCCGATTGCCGCCCCGAGTTCATCGACGCGTTCCAGACCCTGGCCAACCTGGCGACCAAGGCCGGCGTGGAGGGTGCCGGGCTGCGCGTGCATGCGCCGTTGCAGCACATGAGCAAGGCGGACATCGTGCGCGAAGGCGTGCGCCTGGGCGTGGACTTCGGCCTGACCGTGTCCTGCTACCGCGCCGACGACGCCGGCCGCGCCTGCGGCCACTGCGATGCCTGCCGCCTGCGCGCGGCCGGCTTCGCCGACGCCGGCGTCGCCGACCCGACCCGCTACGCCTGA
- the pal gene encoding peptidoglycan-associated lipoprotein Pal, translating into MNKTTRVLLVSLLSVAALAGCAKKVKEQPQTDTTGTTGTTAPTGPSTSGLYGPGDLDTDSCLRQRVVYFDLDKDTVKPEFQAIMACHAKYLRDRPSSRITLQGNTDERGSREYNMGLGERRANAVSSALQANGGSAAQLTVVSYGEERPVCTESNESCWSQNRRVEIVYTAQ; encoded by the coding sequence ATGAACAAGACCACCCGCGTTCTGCTTGTTTCGCTGTTGTCCGTTGCAGCTCTGGCCGGCTGCGCCAAGAAGGTCAAGGAACAGCCCCAGACCGACACCACCGGCACCACCGGTACCACCGCCCCGACCGGCCCGTCGACCTCCGGTCTGTACGGCCCGGGCGACCTGGACACCGATTCCTGCCTGCGTCAGCGCGTGGTCTACTTCGACCTGGACAAGGACACCGTGAAGCCGGAGTTCCAGGCGATCATGGCCTGCCACGCCAAGTACCTGCGTGACCGTCCGTCCTCGCGCATCACCCTGCAGGGCAACACCGACGAGCGCGGTTCGCGCGAGTACAACATGGGCCTGGGCGAGCGTCGTGCCAACGCCGTGTCCTCGGCGCTGCAGGCCAACGGTGGCTCGGCTGCGCAGCTGACCGTGGTCAGCTACGGTGAAGAGCGTCCGGTCTGCACCGAGTCGAACGAGTCCTGCTGGTCGCAGAACCGTCGCGTCGAGATCGTCTACACGGCGCAGTAA
- the ybgF gene encoding tol-pal system protein YbgF, producing the protein MRIGVLTSMIVAAALVAAAPAHAQRASLADRVSALEQQAMNTQANTDILNQLNQLRTQMQSMEATIEQLQHSNDQLKQQIKDQYLDLDGRVGRLESGAGAGATPSLPPANGTAPAVAPAAPAGKPSAVAEPPPSVHGDAGTLAAAGDERAVYNVAFDALKAGKYADSANLFQNFLQAYPNGVYAPNALYWLGESYYATKNFQLAEAQFQDLIGRYPTHDKAPGALLKLGLSQYGEGRVQDAEQTLQQVGAKYPGSDAARTAQDRLQSIRLGQQLR; encoded by the coding sequence ATGCGTATCGGTGTCCTTACATCGATGATCGTCGCGGCGGCCCTCGTGGCCGCCGCGCCGGCTCATGCGCAGCGCGCAAGCCTGGCCGACCGCGTTTCCGCGCTCGAGCAGCAGGCCATGAATACCCAGGCCAACACCGACATCCTGAACCAGCTCAACCAGCTGCGCACGCAGATGCAGTCGATGGAAGCCACGATCGAACAACTGCAGCACAGCAACGACCAGCTCAAGCAGCAGATCAAGGACCAGTACCTGGACCTGGATGGCCGCGTGGGCCGGCTGGAGAGTGGTGCAGGGGCAGGGGCGACGCCGTCGCTGCCGCCGGCCAATGGCACCGCACCGGCTGTCGCGCCGGCCGCGCCCGCAGGCAAGCCGTCCGCCGTCGCCGAGCCGCCGCCGTCGGTGCACGGCGACGCCGGCACCCTGGCCGCCGCCGGTGACGAGCGGGCCGTCTACAATGTCGCCTTCGATGCCCTGAAGGCGGGCAAGTACGCCGACTCGGCGAACCTGTTCCAGAACTTCCTGCAGGCCTACCCGAACGGCGTGTATGCGCCGAACGCGCTGTACTGGCTGGGCGAGAGCTACTACGCCACCAAGAACTTCCAGTTGGCCGAGGCCCAGTTCCAGGACCTGATCGGCCGCTATCCGACCCACGACAAGGCGCCGGGCGCGCTGCTCAAGCTGGGCCTGTCCCAGTACGGCGAAGGCCGCGTCCAGGATGCCGAGCAGACCCTGCAACAGGTCGGCGCGAAGTATCCTGGGTCCGATGCCGCGCGGACCGCGCAGGACCGCCTGCAGTCGATCCGTCTCGGCCAGCAGCTGCGCTGA
- the queE gene encoding 7-carboxy-7-deazaguanine synthase QueE has protein sequence MAAVPSDIVQSPLPRLKLTEIFLSLQGEAESAGWPTVFVRLTGCPLRCSYCDTAYAFHGGQWWDIDAILEEVARHGVRHVCVTGGEPLAQKRCLQLLQRLCDAGYDVSLETSGALDIAEVDPRVSRVLDIKTPASQEAHRNRWENLPLLTARDQIKFVLCGRADYEWARAVVAEHRLDTRCTVWFSPSKSELTARDLADWIVADRLPVRFQMQLHKLLWNDEPGR, from the coding sequence ATGGCCGCCGTTCCCAGCGATATCGTCCAAAGCCCGCTGCCCCGCCTGAAGCTGACGGAGATCTTCCTGTCGCTGCAGGGCGAAGCCGAGAGCGCCGGCTGGCCCACCGTGTTCGTGCGCCTGACCGGCTGCCCGCTGCGCTGCAGCTACTGCGACACCGCCTACGCCTTCCATGGCGGGCAGTGGTGGGACATCGACGCGATTCTCGAAGAAGTGGCGCGCCACGGCGTGCGCCACGTCTGCGTCACCGGCGGCGAACCGCTGGCGCAGAAGCGCTGCCTGCAGCTGCTGCAGCGCCTGTGCGACGCCGGCTACGACGTGTCGCTGGAGACCTCCGGCGCGCTGGACATCGCCGAGGTCGACCCGCGGGTGTCGCGGGTGCTCGACATCAAGACCCCGGCGTCGCAGGAAGCGCACCGCAACCGCTGGGAGAACCTGCCGCTGCTGACCGCGCGCGACCAGATCAAGTTCGTCCTGTGCGGCCGCGCCGACTACGAGTGGGCGCGCGCCGTGGTCGCCGAACACCGACTGGACACCCGCTGCACGGTCTGGTTCTCGCCGAGCAAGAGCGAACTGACCGCACGCGACCTGGCCGACTGGATCGTCGCCGACCGCCTGCCGGTGCGGTTCCAGATGCAGTTGCACAAGCTGCTTTGGAACGACGAGCCGGGGCGGTAG